The proteins below come from a single Labilithrix sp. genomic window:
- a CDS encoding DUF2924 domain-containing protein, with protein MNDTPADPLIREILALRELPVSALRERYLAVFGEESTSRNKDYLFKRIAYRMQEQRYGGLSPRAKARAVELADKAPVRRRPPRNVASVSIVETGARDSRLPPVGTVLRREFRGEVHEVRVLTEGFEYRGERFASLSTLATKIAGSRWNGFLFFKVGVKGAA; from the coding sequence ATGAACGACACGCCCGCCGACCCGCTCATCCGCGAGATTCTCGCCCTGCGCGAGCTGCCCGTCTCCGCGCTGCGCGAGCGCTACCTCGCCGTCTTCGGCGAGGAGAGCACCAGCCGCAACAAGGACTATCTCTTCAAACGCATCGCCTACCGAATGCAGGAGCAGCGCTACGGCGGCCTCTCGCCGAGGGCCAAGGCCCGCGCCGTCGAGCTCGCGGACAAGGCGCCCGTGCGCCGCCGGCCACCGCGGAACGTGGCGAGCGTGAGCATCGTCGAAACCGGCGCCCGCGACTCGCGCCTCCCTCCCGTGGGCACCGTGCTGCGCCGCGAGTTCCGCGGCGAGGTCCACGAGGTGCGCGTGCTGACCGAGGGCTTCGAGTACCGCGGCGAGCGCTTCGCGAGCCTCTCGACGCTCGCCACCAAGATCGCCGGGTCGCGCTGGAACGGCTTCTTGTTCTTCAAGGTCGGCGTGAAGGGGGCGGCATGA
- a CDS encoding recombinase family protein codes for MSSALVKEPKVVRCAIYTRKSTTEGLDSDFNTLDAQREAAEHFIKSQAAQGWKALPTRYDDGGFTGGNLERPALTRLMDDIERGEVDTVMVYKVDRLSRSLLDFARLVERFEKRRVAFVSITQHFDTSTSMGRLVLHILLSFAQFERELISERTRDKIAAAKRRGKWTGGPLVLGYRVDRQRRALEVVPEEAAIVKLVFELYERTLSIALTAQRLNARGLTLRTRVAEDGTTRGRPFNKNAVHRLLRNPLYVGKVRHNDDLFLGEHEPIIDPDVFERVQRTLDLRAAGAGTRRPRRSESLLTGLLRCLPCDAAMTTSHAYNHKKQRYRYYRCRASQEGLRCPTGLLNANDVEAAVVAQVKTLAKSGALRDRILATLAEGDAGEAELVATKDRLEARITELGAEAKRLLGAFSSVDAGGRLLAERLGELERETDKHRAGVADLERRLRACATLRTEGEHVAKLLDAFDEVWEALVPEERREVLRALIERVGVDPESGTLRVTVHEPAPPPGPQPTTEAAP; via the coding sequence ATGAGCTCGGCCCTCGTGAAGGAGCCGAAGGTCGTCCGCTGCGCCATCTACACGCGCAAGTCGACGACCGAGGGGCTGGACTCCGACTTCAACACGCTCGACGCGCAGCGCGAGGCGGCCGAGCACTTCATCAAGAGCCAGGCCGCCCAGGGCTGGAAGGCGCTGCCCACGCGCTACGACGACGGCGGCTTCACGGGCGGCAACCTCGAGCGCCCGGCGCTCACGCGGCTCATGGACGACATCGAGCGCGGCGAGGTCGACACGGTCATGGTCTACAAGGTCGACCGGCTCAGCCGCTCGCTGCTCGACTTCGCGCGGCTGGTCGAGCGCTTCGAGAAGCGCCGCGTCGCCTTCGTGAGCATCACGCAGCACTTCGATACCTCGACGTCGATGGGCCGGCTCGTGCTTCACATCCTGCTCTCGTTCGCGCAGTTCGAGCGGGAGCTGATCAGCGAGCGCACCCGCGACAAGATCGCCGCCGCCAAGCGCCGGGGGAAGTGGACCGGCGGCCCCTTGGTGCTCGGCTACCGCGTCGACCGCCAGCGCCGCGCGCTCGAGGTCGTGCCCGAGGAGGCCGCCATCGTGAAGCTGGTCTTCGAGCTCTATGAGCGCACCCTGTCGATCGCGCTCACGGCGCAGCGGCTCAATGCGCGCGGGCTCACGCTGCGGACGCGCGTCGCCGAGGACGGCACGACCCGCGGGCGCCCCTTCAACAAGAACGCCGTCCACCGGCTGCTCCGCAACCCGCTCTACGTCGGCAAGGTCCGCCACAATGATGACCTTTTCCTCGGCGAGCACGAGCCCATCATCGACCCCGACGTCTTCGAGCGCGTGCAGCGCACCCTCGACCTGCGTGCGGCCGGCGCCGGCACGCGCCGCCCGCGACGGAGTGAGTCACTGCTGACGGGGCTGCTTCGCTGCCTGCCCTGCGACGCGGCGATGACCACGAGCCACGCCTACAACCACAAGAAGCAGCGCTACCGCTACTACCGCTGCCGCGCGTCGCAGGAGGGGCTGCGCTGCCCGACCGGCCTACTCAACGCGAACGACGTCGAGGCCGCTGTCGTCGCGCAGGTGAAGACGCTGGCGAAGAGCGGTGCACTGCGGGACCGCATCCTCGCGACGCTAGCCGAGGGAGACGCGGGCGAGGCCGAGCTGGTCGCCACCAAGGACCGGCTCGAGGCGCGGATCACCGAGCTCGGCGCCGAGGCGAAGCGCCTGCTCGGTGCCTTCAGCAGCGTCGACGCGGGCGGCCGACTCCTCGCCGAGCGGCTCGGCGAGCTCGAACGCGAGACCGACAAGCACCGCGCAGGTGTCGCGGACCTCGAGCGGCGCCTCCGCGCCTGCGCCACCCTCCGCACCGAGGGCGAGCACGTGGCCAAGCTGCTCGACGCCTTCGACGAGGTCTGGGAGGCCCTCGTGCCCGAGGAGCGCCGCGAGGTGCTGCGCGCCCTCATCGAGCGCGTCGGCGTCGACCCCGAGAGCGGCACGCTGCGGGTTACGGTTCACGAGCCTGCCCCGCCGCCCGGCCCGCAGCCGACGACGGAGGCCGCGCCGTGA
- a CDS encoding toprim domain-containing protein, producing the protein MDQSTFDQLVADVKARTDVVAVVRRHVELRESGNHYVGRSLKNPDTTPSLVVWPDTQKWRDYSGGGSGGGDVFAFVQYARGVPFMLALRELAADAGVPVPGTSNADLERLRERQRLEELLTAAARYYHQQLREPMRWDLERERGYTEATIDKCCLGFGAGDLWGHLGELGATDDERLSTGLFVPLGTGRRAEFFANRLVFPYWRGGRVVYLIGRRTSASTDAEWDAAKYRKLPVRSEKHPYISALITNDYFFGEDDANSDWVLLITEGIADAIAAQQAGFKCLSPVTTTFRAQDHEKLVRLTAKAKRVVIVNDSEDSGAGERGALETARVLHAAGRDVRLATIPRPEGVAKIDVNDVVRAHGAEGLRAVVDAAKSLPTFLVERIPKNIDRRELVGALRPVVEAMQRQSPIEQSELKAVIGAQFSLAKRELNQQLAVLDRELRRDRAREHADKPVGAKPGIIVNDRQRSELIEQSSAVLTAANAARIDEAKGAVPVGLPLLFVRGGRVVGLLRDKEGEVPRMNDLNATEMYGLLVRYADWLRRRATEDGVTYDATTPPFDVPQDLLAFPPKALSSLDAVVSTPVFARDGSLVSTPGHHASESLWLHLDPSLGELHVPESPTAADVAGARGLLLENLLFDFPFVDPSDRTHMIAALLLPFARRLVTGCTPLHVIEAPTPGSGKGLLTNLLGIIATGAVCNGCTLPGEEEEVRKKLSAELAMGRPIVLLDNLPEKRVTDSATLASVLTAETWTDRLLGATRMLTLPNRAVWLCSANNPRFSLELVRRSVRIRIDPKQDMPWHRSGFRHDPVLDWARDNRPKLVRALLTLIRAWVAAGRPAGTKSLGSFESWARVMGGVLEVAGIEGFLANSTAFYAEADEEGEAWRAFTRAWWEKFGPTPVRVLDLNELCDVHELLVRERGDGPARSQQTKLGNLLRAKRDRVFGELRIGLAHDGGHKGKLYALSTMKAEPAAAPSSAEAGERGGFVDPWADDAPAVTPGNLESETGTFGERSTGHVPSEKASVSP; encoded by the coding sequence GTGGACCAGAGTACCTTCGACCAGCTCGTCGCCGACGTGAAGGCGCGGACGGACGTCGTCGCCGTCGTCCGCCGGCACGTCGAGCTGCGCGAGAGCGGGAACCACTACGTCGGCCGCTCCCTCAAGAACCCCGACACGACCCCGTCGCTCGTGGTCTGGCCCGACACGCAGAAGTGGCGCGACTACTCGGGCGGTGGTTCGGGCGGCGGCGACGTGTTCGCGTTCGTGCAGTACGCCCGCGGCGTCCCCTTCATGCTGGCGCTCCGCGAGCTGGCCGCCGACGCGGGCGTGCCGGTCCCGGGCACCTCGAACGCCGACCTCGAGCGGCTCCGCGAACGGCAGCGTCTCGAAGAGCTGCTGACCGCCGCCGCCCGCTACTACCACCAGCAGCTCCGGGAGCCGATGCGCTGGGACCTCGAGCGGGAGCGCGGCTACACCGAGGCCACCATCGATAAGTGCTGCCTGGGCTTCGGCGCGGGCGACCTGTGGGGGCACCTCGGCGAGCTCGGTGCAACGGACGACGAGCGCCTCTCGACCGGCCTCTTCGTGCCGCTCGGAACAGGCCGTCGTGCGGAGTTCTTCGCCAACCGCCTCGTGTTCCCGTACTGGCGCGGCGGGCGGGTCGTCTACCTCATCGGCCGGCGCACCTCGGCCTCGACCGACGCTGAGTGGGACGCTGCGAAGTACCGCAAGCTGCCGGTGCGCTCCGAGAAGCACCCGTACATCTCGGCGCTCATCACGAACGACTACTTCTTCGGGGAGGACGACGCGAACAGCGACTGGGTGCTGCTCATCACCGAGGGCATCGCCGACGCCATTGCGGCGCAGCAGGCGGGCTTCAAGTGCCTGTCCCCGGTCACGACGACGTTCCGGGCGCAGGACCACGAGAAGCTGGTCCGCCTCACCGCGAAGGCCAAGCGCGTCGTCATCGTCAACGACAGCGAGGACAGCGGCGCGGGCGAGCGGGGCGCGCTCGAGACTGCGAGGGTGCTGCACGCGGCCGGCCGCGACGTGCGCCTCGCCACGATCCCGAGGCCCGAGGGTGTGGCGAAGATCGACGTCAACGACGTCGTTCGTGCGCACGGCGCCGAGGGGCTGCGTGCCGTGGTCGACGCGGCGAAGTCGCTGCCGACCTTCTTGGTCGAGCGCATCCCGAAGAATATCGACCGCCGGGAGCTGGTCGGTGCGCTGCGGCCCGTGGTCGAGGCGATGCAGCGGCAGTCGCCCATCGAGCAGAGCGAGCTGAAGGCCGTCATCGGCGCGCAGTTCTCGCTCGCCAAGCGCGAGCTGAACCAGCAGCTCGCCGTCCTCGATCGTGAGCTGCGGCGCGATCGGGCACGCGAACACGCCGACAAGCCGGTGGGCGCTAAGCCCGGCATCATCGTCAACGACCGTCAGCGCAGCGAGCTCATAGAGCAGAGCAGCGCCGTCCTCACGGCCGCGAACGCCGCGCGCATCGACGAGGCGAAGGGAGCCGTGCCGGTGGGTCTGCCGCTCCTGTTCGTGCGGGGTGGCCGGGTCGTCGGGCTTCTGCGCGACAAGGAGGGCGAGGTGCCGAGGATGAACGACCTCAACGCCACCGAGATGTACGGGCTCCTGGTCCGTTACGCCGACTGGCTCAGGCGGCGCGCCACCGAAGATGGCGTCACGTACGACGCCACGACGCCGCCGTTCGATGTGCCGCAGGACCTGCTCGCGTTCCCGCCGAAGGCGCTCTCGTCGCTCGACGCCGTCGTGTCGACGCCGGTCTTCGCGCGCGATGGCTCGCTGGTCTCGACACCGGGCCACCACGCGAGCGAGTCGCTCTGGCTGCACCTCGATCCCTCGCTGGGGGAGCTCCACGTGCCCGAGTCGCCGACCGCAGCAGACGTCGCCGGAGCGCGGGGCCTGCTCCTCGAGAACCTCTTGTTCGACTTCCCGTTCGTCGACCCCAGCGACCGCACGCACATGATCGCCGCGCTGCTCTTGCCGTTCGCACGGCGGCTCGTCACGGGCTGCACCCCGCTGCACGTCATCGAGGCGCCGACGCCGGGCTCCGGCAAGGGCCTGCTCACCAACCTCCTCGGCATCATCGCGACCGGCGCGGTCTGCAACGGCTGCACGCTGCCCGGCGAGGAGGAGGAGGTCCGCAAGAAGCTCAGCGCCGAGCTGGCGATGGGGCGGCCCATCGTGCTCCTCGACAACCTCCCCGAGAAGCGCGTCACCGACAGCGCGACGCTCGCCTCGGTGCTGACGGCCGAGACGTGGACCGACCGGCTTCTCGGCGCGACGCGCATGCTGACCCTGCCGAACCGCGCGGTCTGGCTGTGCTCCGCGAACAACCCGCGCTTCTCGCTCGAGCTGGTCCGGCGGTCGGTACGCATCCGCATCGACCCGAAGCAGGACATGCCGTGGCACCGCTCGGGCTTTCGGCACGACCCCGTCCTGGACTGGGCGCGCGACAACCGACCGAAGCTCGTACGCGCGCTCCTGACGTTGATTCGGGCCTGGGTCGCAGCCGGCCGGCCCGCGGGCACGAAGAGCCTCGGCAGCTTCGAGTCGTGGGCGCGCGTGATGGGCGGCGTCCTCGAGGTCGCGGGTATCGAGGGGTTCCTCGCCAACTCGACCGCCTTCTACGCCGAGGCCGACGAGGAGGGCGAGGCGTGGCGCGCCTTCACGCGGGCTTGGTGGGAGAAGTTCGGGCCGACGCCGGTCCGCGTCCTCGATCTCAACGAGCTGTGCGACGTGCACGAGCTGCTCGTCCGCGAGCGCGGAGACGGCCCAGCAAGGTCGCAGCAGACGAAGCTCGGCAACCTGCTGCGCGCCAAGCGCGACCGCGTCTTCGGCGAGCTGCGCATCGGCCTCGCCCACGACGGCGGGCACAAGGGCAAGCTCTACGCGCTCTCCACCATGAAGGCCGAGCCGGCGGCAGCACCGAGCAGTGCCGAGGCCGGAGAGCGCGGCGGCTTCGTGGACCCGTGGGCCGACGACGCGCCTGCTGTCACGCCGGGGAACCTCGAGAGCGAAACGGGAACCTTCGGGGAACGTTCGACGGGCCACGTTCCCTCAGAGAAAGCCTCGGTCTCTCCATGA
- a CDS encoding N-6 DNA methylase yields the protein MTDATALTATLRSIRARLNLTQEQLAERLGVSFATVNRWEGGSSKPQKAAREVIAALAQEAGIDGAEDAEASESPAAAAEVTRRRRGKASAAVPTTKPMEQMLWDAACSIRGEKDAAKFKDYLLPLLFLKRLSDVFDDEIDRLAEEYGDRETALEIAEGDHSLLRFYLPAEARWGVISGREAFDWPAKDKPRDIGEHLTKAVRAVVKQNPSLSGVIDVVDFAAERNGERDINPAKLRGVVETFSDPRYRLGLADVQPDFLGRAYEYLLRKFAEGSGQSAGEFFTPTEVGFLMAHIMRPKPGEDCHDYACGSAGLLVKLQLVARELDPTSKVPLKLTGQELQAESYAVAQMNAIIHDMQIELARGDTMINPKFRTPEGKIRSHDVVVANPMWNQPFAPDVFANDPFDRFRTTGGITTAKGDWAWLQHTLACLNEKGRAAVVLDTGAMTRGSGSKNEDKERNIRKWFVDRDLIDGVILLPDNLFYNTPAPGVIVVLSKRKPAARKGRIVLLNASRHFRKGKPKNYLPYERDPSRLNKDDDDVRYWAQAFLKGEPVDGELAVIDASQAADADYNLNPSTHVGVSETADVGSVEALLAEYESLTAEEIAHSARLSTLLAPLKMGVAT from the coding sequence ATGACAGATGCGACCGCCCTGACCGCGACCCTGAGGTCGATCCGCGCCAGGCTGAACCTCACCCAGGAGCAGCTCGCGGAGCGCCTCGGGGTGTCCTTCGCCACCGTGAACCGGTGGGAAGGCGGTTCGAGCAAGCCGCAGAAGGCCGCCCGCGAGGTCATCGCCGCGCTCGCGCAGGAGGCCGGAATCGACGGTGCAGAGGACGCGGAGGCCTCCGAATCGCCCGCCGCCGCTGCGGAAGTGACGAGGCGTCGACGCGGCAAGGCATCGGCTGCCGTCCCCACCACCAAGCCGATGGAGCAGATGCTGTGGGATGCAGCGTGCTCGATCCGTGGTGAGAAGGACGCTGCGAAGTTTAAGGACTACCTGCTCCCGCTCTTGTTCTTGAAGCGCCTCTCGGACGTCTTTGACGACGAGATAGACCGACTTGCGGAGGAGTACGGCGACCGCGAGACCGCGCTCGAGATCGCCGAGGGGGATCACTCGCTCCTGCGCTTCTACCTGCCGGCCGAAGCGCGCTGGGGCGTGATCAGCGGGCGCGAGGCCTTTGACTGGCCCGCCAAGGACAAGCCGCGCGACATCGGGGAGCACCTCACGAAGGCCGTACGCGCTGTCGTGAAGCAGAACCCCTCGCTCTCGGGCGTCATCGACGTCGTCGACTTCGCCGCCGAACGCAACGGAGAGCGCGACATCAATCCCGCGAAGCTACGTGGTGTTGTGGAGACGTTCTCGGATCCGCGCTATCGCCTCGGTCTCGCCGACGTGCAGCCGGACTTCCTCGGCCGCGCCTACGAGTACCTGCTCAGGAAGTTCGCCGAGGGCTCGGGACAGAGCGCGGGCGAGTTCTTCACGCCGACCGAGGTGGGCTTCCTCATGGCCCATATCATGCGGCCGAAGCCTGGCGAGGACTGCCACGACTACGCTTGCGGCTCGGCGGGCCTGCTCGTGAAGCTTCAGCTCGTCGCGCGCGAGCTCGACCCTACGAGCAAGGTGCCGCTCAAGCTCACGGGCCAGGAGCTGCAGGCCGAGAGCTACGCCGTCGCGCAGATGAACGCGATCATTCACGACATGCAGATCGAGCTCGCACGCGGCGACACGATGATCAACCCGAAGTTCCGCACGCCTGAGGGCAAGATCCGATCGCACGACGTCGTGGTCGCGAACCCGATGTGGAACCAGCCGTTCGCACCCGACGTCTTCGCGAACGATCCCTTCGACCGATTCCGAACGACGGGCGGCATCACGACAGCCAAGGGTGACTGGGCATGGCTGCAGCACACGCTCGCGTGCTTGAACGAGAAGGGGCGCGCCGCCGTCGTCCTCGACACTGGGGCGATGACTCGCGGATCCGGCTCGAAGAACGAGGACAAGGAGCGGAACATCCGCAAGTGGTTCGTCGACCGCGACTTGATCGACGGTGTCATTTTGCTGCCTGACAATCTCTTCTACAACACTCCCGCCCCCGGAGTGATTGTGGTGCTCTCCAAGCGAAAGCCTGCGGCGCGCAAGGGGCGCATCGTCCTGCTCAACGCGAGTCGCCACTTTAGGAAGGGCAAGCCGAAGAACTACCTGCCCTATGAGCGAGATCCCAGCCGGCTAAACAAGGACGACGACGATGTACGCTACTGGGCGCAGGCATTTCTCAAAGGAGAGCCTGTCGACGGCGAACTCGCCGTAATCGATGCCTCTCAAGCTGCCGACGCCGACTACAACCTGAATCCGAGCACTCATGTTGGCGTGTCTGAAACTGCGGACGTTGGCTCGGTCGAGGCTCTACTCGCCGAGTACGAGTCGCTCACTGCCGAGGAAATCGCACACTCCGCTCGTCTATCCACCCTGTTGGCGCCGCTGAAGATGGGGGTGGCTACGTGA